One window of Diabrotica undecimpunctata isolate CICGRU chromosome 8, icDiaUnde3, whole genome shotgun sequence genomic DNA carries:
- the LOC140448596 gene encoding PRKCA-binding protein-like isoform X3, whose product MTVTSGSVTIRKDDNNLIGISIGGGSPLCPCLYIVQIFDNTAAAKDGTLQSGDELVSVNGQSVKGKTKVEVAKMIQAAKDEVIINYNKLHADPGQGKSLDIIMKKMKHRLVENMSSSTADALGLSRAILCNDTLVKKMQELQDTEVMYRGLVDHCKRMLQAHMELQQAVKAMGDIFSGIAVREPQPRASEAFRLFGEQHRSIEKMGLEMVKKVKPVLSDVGTYLYKAIPDTRLTVKKYADTKFEYLAYCLKVKEMDDEECSYAALQEPLYRVETGNYEYRLILRCRQLARSRFAKLRADVLVKMELLDNKHVQSLGGHLVKVIRGLAELHTRTVELLNGPALFPVEVDLTTNAFQYKSTTPVTQYNDDDKEVEEGEEILDIDHEDLIANFTKPTAPNDLENNDLLLPDLSNVIQNEPNYDDMDNWALLSSLCLQDSPQNKPLLTDLD is encoded by the exons ATGACGGTGACGTCTGGAAGTGTCACTATAAGAAAAGATGATAATAACTTGATCGGTATCAGCATTGGTGGCGGGTCACCTTTATGTCCTTGTTTATATATTGTCCAAATTTTTGACAACACCGCCGCAGCAAAAGATGGAACCTTGCAATCAGGAGATGAATTGGTTTCCGTGAACGGTCAGTCTGTAAAAGGAAAAACAAAAGTAGAAGTAGCGAAAATGATTCAAGCTGCAAAG GATGAAGTTATTATCAATTATAATAAGTTACATGCTGATCCTGGCCAAGGTAAAAGCTTGGATATCATTATGAAGAAAATGAAACATCGGCTGGTCGAAAATATGAGTTCTTCAACGGCCGACGCGTTGGGTCTATCCAGAGCAATTTTGTGTAACGATACATTAGTAAAGAAAATGCAAGAGCTGCAAGATACCGAAGTTATGTATAGAGGACTTGTTGACCATTGTAAAAGAATGTTGCAA GCTCACATGGAGTTGCAACAGGCAGTTAAAGCAATGGGTGATATTTTTTCTGGAATAGCTGTACGAGAACCTCAACCCCGAGCAAGTGAAGCGTTTCGATTATTTGGTGAACAACATCGCAGCATTGAAAAAATGGGTTTGGAAAtggtaaaaaaagtaaaacca gtACTTTCAGATGTTGGAACATATCTCTACAAAGCAATTCCAGATACAAGACTCACAGTAAAAAAATATGCTGATACCAAATTTGAATATCTAGCGTATTGTTTAAAAGTTAAAGAAATGGATGATGAAGAATGCAGTTACGCTGCCTTACAAGAGCCACTATATAGAGTTGAAACTGGAAACTATGAATATAG ATTAATTTTACGATGTAGACAACTCGCCAGATCAAGATTTGCTAAATTAAGAGCAGATGTATTGGTAAAAATGGAATTGCTGGATAACAAGCATGTACAATCACTTGGAGGTCATTTGGTTAAGGTCATAAGAGGTTTGGCGGAACTGCATACAAGAACTGTAGAATTACTAAATGGGCCTGCGCTGTTTCCGGTGGAGGTTGATTTAACCACTAACGCTTTTCAATATAAATCTACAACCCCTGTAACACAG TATAATGACGATGACAAAGAAGTCGAAGAAGgggaagaaatactggatattgaTCATGAGGACTTAATCGCAAACTTTACAAAACCTACTGCACCAAATGACCTTGAAAATAATGATCTACTTCTACCCGACCTTTCAAATGTGATACAAAATGAGCCAAACTACGACGACATGGACAACTGGGCACTTTTATCTTCTCTGTGTTTGCAAGACAGTCCTCAGAATAAACCTCTTTTGACAGACTTAGATTAA
- the LOC140448596 gene encoding PRKCA-binding protein-like isoform X2: MLDLEFDYFFEEDKMGMTVTSGSVTIRKDDNNLIGISIGGGSPLCPCLYIVQIFDNTAAAKDGTLQSGDELVSVNGQSVKGKTKVEVAKMIQAAKDEVIINYNKLHADPGQGKSLDIIMKKMKHRLVENMSSSTADALGLSRAILCNDTLVKKMQELQDTEVMYRGLVDHCKRMLQAHMELQQAVKAMGDIFSGIAVREPQPRASEAFRLFGEQHRSIEKMGLEMVKKVKPVLSDVGTYLYKAIPDTRLTVKKYADTKFEYLAYCLKVKEMDDEECSYAALQEPLYRVETGNYEYRLILRCRQLARSRFAKLRADVLVKMELLDNKHVQSLGGHLVKVIRGLAELHTRTVELLNGPALFPVEVDLTTNAFQYKSTTPVTQYNDDDKEVEEGEEILDIDHEDLIANFTKPTAPNDLENNDLLLPDLSNVIQNEPNYDDMDNWALLSSLCLQDSPQNKPLLTDLD, encoded by the exons ggGAATGACGGTGACGTCTGGAAGTGTCACTATAAGAAAAGATGATAATAACTTGATCGGTATCAGCATTGGTGGCGGGTCACCTTTATGTCCTTGTTTATATATTGTCCAAATTTTTGACAACACCGCCGCAGCAAAAGATGGAACCTTGCAATCAGGAGATGAATTGGTTTCCGTGAACGGTCAGTCTGTAAAAGGAAAAACAAAAGTAGAAGTAGCGAAAATGATTCAAGCTGCAAAG GATGAAGTTATTATCAATTATAATAAGTTACATGCTGATCCTGGCCAAGGTAAAAGCTTGGATATCATTATGAAGAAAATGAAACATCGGCTGGTCGAAAATATGAGTTCTTCAACGGCCGACGCGTTGGGTCTATCCAGAGCAATTTTGTGTAACGATACATTAGTAAAGAAAATGCAAGAGCTGCAAGATACCGAAGTTATGTATAGAGGACTTGTTGACCATTGTAAAAGAATGTTGCAA GCTCACATGGAGTTGCAACAGGCAGTTAAAGCAATGGGTGATATTTTTTCTGGAATAGCTGTACGAGAACCTCAACCCCGAGCAAGTGAAGCGTTTCGATTATTTGGTGAACAACATCGCAGCATTGAAAAAATGGGTTTGGAAAtggtaaaaaaagtaaaacca gtACTTTCAGATGTTGGAACATATCTCTACAAAGCAATTCCAGATACAAGACTCACAGTAAAAAAATATGCTGATACCAAATTTGAATATCTAGCGTATTGTTTAAAAGTTAAAGAAATGGATGATGAAGAATGCAGTTACGCTGCCTTACAAGAGCCACTATATAGAGTTGAAACTGGAAACTATGAATATAG ATTAATTTTACGATGTAGACAACTCGCCAGATCAAGATTTGCTAAATTAAGAGCAGATGTATTGGTAAAAATGGAATTGCTGGATAACAAGCATGTACAATCACTTGGAGGTCATTTGGTTAAGGTCATAAGAGGTTTGGCGGAACTGCATACAAGAACTGTAGAATTACTAAATGGGCCTGCGCTGTTTCCGGTGGAGGTTGATTTAACCACTAACGCTTTTCAATATAAATCTACAACCCCTGTAACACAG TATAATGACGATGACAAAGAAGTCGAAGAAGgggaagaaatactggatattgaTCATGAGGACTTAATCGCAAACTTTACAAAACCTACTGCACCAAATGACCTTGAAAATAATGATCTACTTCTACCCGACCTTTCAAATGTGATACAAAATGAGCCAAACTACGACGACATGGACAACTGGGCACTTTTATCTTCTCTGTGTTTGCAAGACAGTCCTCAGAATAAACCTCTTTTGACAGACTTAGATTAA
- the LOC140448596 gene encoding PRKCA-binding protein-like isoform X1: MYQYFYTEMYPMAYYYPTFYHEDRMGMTVTSGSVTIRKDDNNLIGISIGGGSPLCPCLYIVQIFDNTAAAKDGTLQSGDELVSVNGQSVKGKTKVEVAKMIQAAKDEVIINYNKLHADPGQGKSLDIIMKKMKHRLVENMSSSTADALGLSRAILCNDTLVKKMQELQDTEVMYRGLVDHCKRMLQAHMELQQAVKAMGDIFSGIAVREPQPRASEAFRLFGEQHRSIEKMGLEMVKKVKPVLSDVGTYLYKAIPDTRLTVKKYADTKFEYLAYCLKVKEMDDEECSYAALQEPLYRVETGNYEYRLILRCRQLARSRFAKLRADVLVKMELLDNKHVQSLGGHLVKVIRGLAELHTRTVELLNGPALFPVEVDLTTNAFQYKSTTPVTQYNDDDKEVEEGEEILDIDHEDLIANFTKPTAPNDLENNDLLLPDLSNVIQNEPNYDDMDNWALLSSLCLQDSPQNKPLLTDLD, encoded by the exons ggGAATGACGGTGACGTCTGGAAGTGTCACTATAAGAAAAGATGATAATAACTTGATCGGTATCAGCATTGGTGGCGGGTCACCTTTATGTCCTTGTTTATATATTGTCCAAATTTTTGACAACACCGCCGCAGCAAAAGATGGAACCTTGCAATCAGGAGATGAATTGGTTTCCGTGAACGGTCAGTCTGTAAAAGGAAAAACAAAAGTAGAAGTAGCGAAAATGATTCAAGCTGCAAAG GATGAAGTTATTATCAATTATAATAAGTTACATGCTGATCCTGGCCAAGGTAAAAGCTTGGATATCATTATGAAGAAAATGAAACATCGGCTGGTCGAAAATATGAGTTCTTCAACGGCCGACGCGTTGGGTCTATCCAGAGCAATTTTGTGTAACGATACATTAGTAAAGAAAATGCAAGAGCTGCAAGATACCGAAGTTATGTATAGAGGACTTGTTGACCATTGTAAAAGAATGTTGCAA GCTCACATGGAGTTGCAACAGGCAGTTAAAGCAATGGGTGATATTTTTTCTGGAATAGCTGTACGAGAACCTCAACCCCGAGCAAGTGAAGCGTTTCGATTATTTGGTGAACAACATCGCAGCATTGAAAAAATGGGTTTGGAAAtggtaaaaaaagtaaaacca gtACTTTCAGATGTTGGAACATATCTCTACAAAGCAATTCCAGATACAAGACTCACAGTAAAAAAATATGCTGATACCAAATTTGAATATCTAGCGTATTGTTTAAAAGTTAAAGAAATGGATGATGAAGAATGCAGTTACGCTGCCTTACAAGAGCCACTATATAGAGTTGAAACTGGAAACTATGAATATAG ATTAATTTTACGATGTAGACAACTCGCCAGATCAAGATTTGCTAAATTAAGAGCAGATGTATTGGTAAAAATGGAATTGCTGGATAACAAGCATGTACAATCACTTGGAGGTCATTTGGTTAAGGTCATAAGAGGTTTGGCGGAACTGCATACAAGAACTGTAGAATTACTAAATGGGCCTGCGCTGTTTCCGGTGGAGGTTGATTTAACCACTAACGCTTTTCAATATAAATCTACAACCCCTGTAACACAG TATAATGACGATGACAAAGAAGTCGAAGAAGgggaagaaatactggatattgaTCATGAGGACTTAATCGCAAACTTTACAAAACCTACTGCACCAAATGACCTTGAAAATAATGATCTACTTCTACCCGACCTTTCAAATGTGATACAAAATGAGCCAAACTACGACGACATGGACAACTGGGCACTTTTATCTTCTCTGTGTTTGCAAGACAGTCCTCAGAATAAACCTCTTTTGACAGACTTAGATTAA